A genomic region of Barnesiella viscericola DSM 18177 contains the following coding sequences:
- the typA gene encoding translational GTPase TypA, whose product MQKIRNIAIIAHVDHGKTTLVDKMLLAGHLFRENQNSGELILDNNDLERERGITILSKNVSIRYKDYKINIIDTPGHSDFGGEVERVLNMADGCLLLVDAFEGPMPQTRFVLQKAIEIGLKPIVVINKVDKPNCRPDEVQEMVLDLMFSLDATEDQLDFPTIYGSAKQGWFSTDWRKPTDNITPLLDAIIKYIPEPQHLEGTPQMLITSLDYSSYVGRIAVGRVHRGVLKEGMEVALCKKDGSTVKQRIKELDVFEGMGRTKVQSVESGDICALVGIENFEIGDTIADANEPEALPRIAIDEPTMSMLFTINDSPFFGKDGKYVTSRHIAERLKRELDKNLALRVERGDSDDAWTVYGRGVLHLSVLIETMRREGYELQVGQPQVIIKEIDGQKCEPVELLTINLPEEYASKIIDMVTRRKGEMVSMTTQNDRIHIEFQIPSRGIIGLRTNVLTASAGEAIMAHRFLEYQPWKGNIDRRTNGSLIAMESGTAYAYAIDKLQDRGRFFIFPQEEVYAGQVVGENAKENDIVVNVTKSKKLTNMRASGADDKAHIVPPVIFSLEEALEYIKEDEYVEVTPHHLRLRKIILDETERKRANRS is encoded by the coding sequence ATGCAGAAAATCAGAAACATTGCGATTATCGCTCACGTCGACCACGGCAAGACGACGCTGGTGGACAAAATGCTTTTGGCCGGACACCTTTTTCGCGAGAACCAGAACTCCGGAGAGTTGATATTGGATAATAATGATTTGGAACGGGAACGAGGTATCACGATTCTCTCCAAGAATGTTTCTATTCGGTACAAAGATTACAAAATCAATATTATAGACACTCCGGGGCACTCCGATTTCGGAGGTGAGGTGGAGCGTGTGCTCAACATGGCCGACGGCTGTCTGCTGCTGGTCGATGCCTTCGAGGGCCCCATGCCGCAAACCCGCTTTGTGTTGCAGAAGGCTATCGAGATAGGGTTGAAGCCTATCGTGGTTATTAACAAGGTGGATAAGCCGAACTGCCGCCCCGACGAGGTGCAGGAGATGGTGCTCGACCTCATGTTCAGCCTCGATGCTACCGAAGACCAGCTCGATTTTCCCACCATATACGGTTCGGCCAAGCAGGGCTGGTTCTCGACCGACTGGCGCAAACCGACCGACAACATTACCCCGCTGCTCGATGCCATCATCAAATACATTCCTGAGCCGCAACATCTCGAAGGTACGCCCCAGATGCTGATTACCTCGCTCGACTATTCGTCGTATGTAGGCCGTATCGCCGTGGGTCGTGTACACCGCGGTGTGTTGAAAGAGGGCATGGAGGTCGCTCTGTGCAAGAAAGACGGCTCGACGGTGAAGCAGCGCATCAAGGAGCTCGACGTGTTCGAGGGTATGGGCCGCACCAAAGTGCAGTCGGTAGAGTCGGGCGATATTTGCGCTCTCGTGGGTATCGAGAATTTCGAGATTGGCGATACCATTGCCGATGCCAATGAGCCCGAGGCTTTGCCTCGTATTGCCATCGACGAGCCCACGATGTCGATGTTGTTTACGATTAACGATTCGCCCTTCTTCGGGAAGGACGGTAAATATGTTACTTCGCGTCACATTGCCGAGCGCTTGAAACGCGAGCTCGACAAGAATCTGGCTCTGCGTGTGGAGCGGGGCGATAGCGACGATGCCTGGACGGTCTATGGCCGTGGCGTGTTGCACTTGTCGGTTTTGATTGAGACGATGCGCCGCGAGGGTTATGAGTTGCAGGTAGGTCAGCCGCAGGTAATCATCAAGGAGATTGACGGGCAGAAATGCGAACCGGTCGAATTGCTTACCATCAACCTGCCCGAGGAGTATGCCAGCAAGATTATCGATATGGTAACCCGCCGCAAGGGCGAGATGGTGTCGATGACCACCCAGAACGACCGCATACACATCGAGTTCCAAATTCCTTCGCGCGGCATCATCGGGTTGCGTACCAATGTACTGACCGCTTCGGCCGGCGAGGCCATCATGGCACACCGCTTCCTCGAATATCAACCCTGGAAGGGCAATATCGATCGTCGTACCAACGGTTCGCTCATCGCCATGGAGTCGGGCACGGCCTATGCCTATGCCATCGACAAGTTGCAGGATCGTGGCCGCTTCTTCATCTTCCCGCAAGAGGAGGTCTATGCCGGTCAGGTTGTAGGCGAGAACGCCAAGGAGAACGATATTGTGGTGAATGTAACCAAGTCGAAGAAGCTGACCAACATGCGTGCGTCGGGTGCCGATGACAAGGCTCACATCGTTCCGCCGGTCATTTTCAGTTTGGAAGAGGCGCTCGAATACATCAAAGAAGATGAATATGTCGAGGTAACCCCTCACCACTTGCGTTTGCGCAAAATCATTCTCGACGAGACCGAGCGCAAGCGGGCCAACCGTTCGTGA
- the rpsO gene encoding 30S ribosomal protein S15 produces MYLDSEKKKEIFGKYGKSNTDTGSPEAQIALFSYRIAHLTEHLKSNHKDHSTERALKMLVGKRRRLLDYLIKVDINRYRAIIAQKELGIRK; encoded by the coding sequence ATGTACTTAGATTCTGAGAAAAAGAAAGAGATCTTTGGGAAATACGGAAAGTCCAATACTGATACTGGCTCACCCGAAGCGCAGATTGCATTATTTTCCTACCGTATAGCCCATTTGACTGAGCACTTGAAGTCAAATCACAAAGATCATAGCACTGAACGAGCTCTTAAAATGTTGGTTGGTAAACGTCGTCGTTTGCTCGACTACCTCATCAAGGTCGACATCAACCGCTACCGTGCCATCATCGCACAAAAAGAGCTGGGTATCAGAAAGTAA
- a CDS encoding nucleoside phosphorylase — translation MKHFPESEFIINADGSAFHLHLLPEQLRDKVILVGDPGRVDLVASFFDTRDFEVSSREFHTIGGTYKGKPVMCLSHGIGTDNIDIVVNELDALANIDFATRYEKPQFRQLTLVRVGTSGGLQPHVPIGTPVIAEKAIGFDGVLNFYAGRNEICDLDFEKAFCEAVKWNPLWAAPYVVDSDPELVARIGGDDMVRGVTISANGFYGPQGRELRLPLADPELNKKIEAFKYGRYVVTNYEMESSALAGLSKLMGHKAMTVCSIIANRVAHHANPNYKTAVSDLIQTVLERI, via the coding sequence ATGAAACATTTCCCAGAGTCAGAATTTATCATCAATGCCGATGGCAGTGCCTTCCATCTGCATTTGCTCCCCGAGCAGTTGAGAGACAAGGTAATCTTGGTAGGTGACCCCGGTCGGGTCGATTTGGTCGCTTCGTTTTTCGACACCCGCGATTTCGAGGTTTCGAGCCGGGAGTTTCATACCATAGGCGGAACCTATAAAGGCAAACCGGTGATGTGCCTTTCGCATGGTATCGGTACCGACAATATCGATATTGTGGTCAACGAACTCGATGCCTTGGCCAATATCGACTTTGCCACCCGATATGAGAAACCCCAGTTCCGCCAGTTGACCCTCGTGCGGGTAGGGACCTCGGGCGGTCTTCAACCCCATGTCCCCATCGGTACGCCGGTCATTGCCGAGAAAGCTATTGGGTTCGACGGGGTGCTCAACTTCTATGCCGGGCGCAACGAAATCTGCGACCTCGACTTTGAAAAGGCTTTTTGCGAGGCCGTCAAGTGGAACCCGCTGTGGGCGGCACCTTATGTGGTCGACAGCGACCCCGAACTGGTGGCCCGCATCGGAGGCGACGACATGGTGCGGGGTGTGACCATCTCGGCCAACGGTTTCTATGGCCCACAGGGTCGCGAGCTGCGCTTGCCGCTGGCCGATCCTGAGCTGAACAAGAAAATCGAGGCCTTCAAATATGGCCGCTATGTGGTGACCAACTACGAAATGGAGAGCTCGGCCCTGGCCGGCCTGTCGAAGCTGATGGGGCACAAGGCCATGACCGTGTGCAGCATCATTGCCAACCGGGTGGCTCATCATGCCAATCCCAATTACAAGACGGCCGTTTCGGATCTGATTCAAACCGTATTGGAACGTATATAA
- a CDS encoding glycoside hydrolase family 57 protein: protein MKTICFYFQIHQPFRLKRYRFFDIGNDHYYYDDFTNDDIITRIAQRSYLPANATLLEMIKNANGKFKVAFSISGVALEQLEIYVPEFIDSMKELVKTDCVEILSETYAHSLASLSDPEEFKIQVKQHDEKIEQLFGVKPKVFRNTELIFSDDIASMIASMGFKGAITEGAKHILGWKSPNYLYCSAAAPKLKLLLKNYKMSDDISFRFSNYEWSDYPLTADKFISWIKNTPAEEPIVNLFMNYETLGELQPRESGIFEFMKALPRFAEQEGIGFCTPTEAISRLKPVDALSVPYPMSWADEARDTSAWLGNTLQNEAFSKLYSVAERVRLCDDRRLKQDWNYLQASDHFYYMCTKYLSDGAVHSHYSPYDSPYEAFTNYMNVLSDFIVRVEAQYPESIENEELNALLTTIKNQASEIEMLQKELKSARTERHSKRAEAKKEKEVKSEAAKKAAEKKA, encoded by the coding sequence ATGAAAACCATTTGTTTCTATTTTCAGATTCATCAACCGTTTCGTCTGAAACGCTATCGTTTCTTCGACATCGGTAACGACCACTATTATTACGACGATTTTACCAACGACGATATTATCACCCGCATCGCTCAACGGTCCTATCTGCCGGCCAATGCCACGTTGCTCGAAATGATCAAGAATGCCAATGGCAAATTCAAGGTGGCTTTCTCTATCTCGGGTGTCGCTCTCGAACAGCTCGAAATCTATGTGCCCGAGTTTATCGACAGCATGAAAGAGCTGGTCAAGACCGATTGCGTGGAGATTCTCTCCGAGACCTATGCCCACTCGCTGGCCTCGCTGAGCGATCCCGAAGAGTTTAAGATTCAGGTCAAGCAACACGACGAAAAGATTGAGCAGCTCTTTGGGGTGAAGCCCAAGGTATTCCGCAATACCGAGTTGATATTCTCCGACGATATCGCCTCGATGATCGCCTCGATGGGATTCAAGGGTGCCATTACCGAAGGGGCCAAGCATATATTGGGTTGGAAGAGTCCCAACTACCTCTATTGCTCGGCGGCGGCTCCCAAACTGAAATTGCTGTTGAAGAACTACAAGATGAGCGACGATATTTCGTTCCGCTTCTCCAACTACGAGTGGAGCGACTATCCCCTCACGGCCGACAAGTTTATCTCGTGGATCAAGAACACGCCGGCCGAAGAGCCCATTGTCAACCTCTTCATGAACTACGAAACCCTGGGCGAGTTGCAACCGCGCGAGTCGGGTATCTTCGAGTTCATGAAAGCCCTGCCGCGTTTCGCCGAGCAGGAGGGCATAGGTTTCTGCACGCCTACCGAGGCCATCAGCAGGCTCAAACCGGTCGACGCCCTGTCGGTACCCTATCCCATGTCGTGGGCCGATGAGGCTCGCGATACCAGTGCCTGGTTGGGGAACACGTTGCAAAACGAGGCTTTCAGCAAACTCTATTCGGTAGCCGAGCGGGTGCGCCTGTGCGACGACCGTCGGTTGAAACAGGACTGGAACTATCTGCAAGCCAGCGACCACTTCTACTACATGTGCACCAAGTACCTTTCCGATGGAGCCGTACATAGCCATTACAGCCCCTACGACAGCCCTTATGAGGCCTTTACCAACTACATGAACGTGCTGAGCGACTTTATTGTGAGGGTTGAGGCTCAGTACCCCGAGTCGATTGAAAACGAGGAGTTGAACGCCCTGCTCACCACCATCAAGAACCAGGCTTCGGAGATAGAGATGTTGCAGAAAGAGTTGAAGTCGGCTCGTACCGAACGCCACTCCAAACGTGCCGAAGCCAAGAAGGAAAAGGAGGTCAAGTCCGAAGCTGCCAAGAAAGCGGCCGAGAAGAAGGCGTGA
- a CDS encoding glycosyltransferase family 4 protein, whose translation MKALMFGWEFPPHILGGLGTASYGLTKGMAECGGIEITFVIPKPYGDEDKTFAHIIGAANTPVAWRDVSWDYVQQRYGYCMDPQEYFDLRSHIYADFNYLKTNDLGCIEFSGRYPDNLMEEINNYSIVAGVIARTEQFDIIHSHDWLTYPAGIHAKQVSGKPLVIHVHATDFDRSRGNVNPTVYNIERDGMLHADHIITVSNLTRQTVIEKYHIDPAKVTTVHNAVEPLSDEIKSIVMPHNPKEKIVTFLGRITMQKGPEYFVEAAARVLRKTNNVRFVMAGNGDMMNKMIMLSAQRNISDRFHFTGFLRGRQVYEMLKASDVYVMPSVSEPFGISPLEAMQVGVPSIISKQSGCAEILTNVIKIDYWDIDAMADAIYSIITYPAIYKQLREEGEREVGEIKWKYAGQKVLDIYHNVLRNYN comes from the coding sequence ATGAAAGCGCTTATGTTTGGTTGGGAATTTCCCCCTCATATCCTGGGAGGCTTGGGCACGGCCAGTTATGGCCTCACCAAGGGCATGGCCGAGTGTGGTGGCATTGAAATCACCTTTGTCATACCGAAACCCTATGGCGATGAGGATAAAACTTTTGCCCATATCATCGGGGCCGCCAATACCCCCGTAGCCTGGCGTGATGTCAGTTGGGACTACGTGCAGCAGCGGTATGGCTACTGCATGGATCCCCAGGAGTATTTCGACCTTCGCAGTCATATCTATGCAGATTTTAATTATCTGAAAACAAATGACCTGGGTTGTATCGAGTTTTCGGGAAGATACCCCGACAATCTCATGGAAGAGATCAACAACTACTCTATCGTGGCCGGTGTGATTGCCCGCACCGAGCAGTTCGATATTATTCATTCGCACGACTGGCTCACCTATCCGGCCGGTATCCATGCCAAGCAGGTGAGCGGGAAGCCGCTGGTGATTCATGTGCATGCAACCGACTTTGACCGCAGCCGCGGCAATGTGAACCCCACGGTCTACAATATCGAGCGCGACGGTATGTTGCATGCCGACCACATCATCACGGTGAGCAACCTCACGCGCCAGACCGTCATCGAAAAGTATCATATCGACCCGGCCAAGGTGACAACGGTGCACAATGCCGTTGAGCCGCTGAGCGACGAAATCAAGTCGATTGTGATGCCTCACAATCCCAAGGAGAAGATTGTCACCTTCCTGGGGCGTATCACCATGCAGAAGGGGCCCGAGTATTTTGTCGAGGCCGCAGCCCGTGTATTGCGTAAGACTAACAATGTGCGGTTTGTCATGGCCGGTAACGGCGATATGATGAACAAGATGATCATGCTGTCGGCTCAACGCAACATATCGGATCGTTTTCACTTTACCGGATTCCTGCGTGGACGTCAGGTCTACGAGATGTTGAAGGCGAGCGACGTGTATGTGATGCCTTCGGTATCCGAGCCCTTCGGCATCTCGCCGCTCGAAGCCATGCAGGTGGGGGTACCCTCGATTATCTCGAAGCAGTCGGGGTGTGCCGAGATCTTGACCAATGTCATCAAAATCGACTATTGGGACATCGATGCCATGGCCGATGCCATCTACTCGATCATTACCTACCCCGCCATCTATAAACAGTTGCGCGAAGAGGGCGAGCGTGAGGTAGGTGAGATTAAATGGAAATATGCCGGCCAGAAGGTGCTCGACATCTACCACAATGTGCTGCGCAATTATAATTAA
- a CDS encoding glycogen debranching enzyme N-terminal domain-containing protein, translating into MSYLKFDKNLMINLEWSLPKEMLRTNKSGAYHCTTIVDCNTRKQHGLLVIPIPELDKDNHVMLSSLDETVIQHGAAFNLGLHKYKGDCFSPNGHKYIREFNCESVPQTMYRVGGVILTKEKVFVSHENRILIKYTLVDAHSPTILQFRPFLAFRNANDLCVENYVLDQRYEEVPNGISCCLYQGYPRLYMQCNKEPKFVFDPHWYKGIEYIKDQERGYPYQEDLYVPGYFEIPIKKGESIIFSAGTVEAKPRSMTRLYDEELANRHLCRSSFYNCLKNSAQQFYFKQKKGHYLLAGYPWFRVRARDQFIALPGCTLAIDDEQTFEDVMSSSEKALRHFMTTGELDENIGELDLPDIPLWAIWTVYHYAKEKGMEACREKYGRFVCDILDYIIKGKHPNLFLHDNGLLYSNGKDRVISWMNAVVDGRPVNPRSGYLVEFNALWYNALKFAAALYAEDKELASKVEQWNAIADKAGVSFVNTFLNDYGYLIDYVDGSMSDWSVRPNMLIALALDYSPLDKRQRKRALEVVTRELLTPKGIRTLSPKSYGYNPTYVGSQTEREYAYHQGPARPWLMGAYAEAYLKVFGISGVSFLERMLIGFEDEMSQTCIGSISELFDGNPPFAGRGAISYAANVGEILRVLKLLKKYNM; encoded by the coding sequence ATGAGTTATCTGAAATTTGACAAGAACCTGATGATAAACCTCGAATGGTCGCTGCCCAAGGAGATGCTGCGTACCAACAAGTCGGGGGCTTATCATTGTACGACAATCGTCGATTGCAACACCCGCAAGCAGCATGGCTTGCTGGTTATCCCCATTCCCGAGCTGGACAAGGATAACCATGTGATGCTGTCGTCGCTGGACGAGACGGTCATTCAGCACGGGGCAGCCTTTAACTTGGGTTTGCACAAGTACAAGGGCGATTGTTTCAGCCCCAATGGCCACAAGTACATTCGGGAATTTAACTGTGAGTCGGTGCCTCAGACCATGTATCGGGTAGGAGGTGTAATTCTCACCAAGGAGAAGGTGTTTGTTTCGCACGAGAACCGTATATTGATCAAATATACGCTCGTCGATGCCCACTCTCCGACGATATTGCAATTCCGGCCGTTCCTCGCCTTCCGCAATGCCAACGACTTGTGCGTGGAGAATTATGTGCTCGACCAGCGCTATGAGGAGGTGCCCAACGGGATTAGTTGCTGTCTGTATCAAGGCTATCCCCGGCTTTACATGCAGTGCAACAAGGAGCCCAAGTTTGTCTTCGACCCTCATTGGTACAAGGGAATAGAGTATATCAAGGATCAGGAACGGGGCTATCCCTATCAGGAGGACCTCTATGTACCGGGCTATTTCGAGATTCCCATCAAGAAGGGCGAGAGCATTATCTTCTCGGCCGGGACGGTTGAGGCCAAGCCGCGTTCGATGACGCGCTTGTATGACGAGGAGTTGGCCAATCGGCATCTGTGTCGTTCCAGTTTCTACAACTGCTTGAAAAATTCGGCACAGCAGTTCTATTTCAAGCAGAAGAAGGGCCACTACCTGTTGGCAGGCTATCCCTGGTTCAGAGTGCGGGCTCGCGACCAGTTCATAGCTTTGCCGGGGTGTACGTTGGCCATCGACGATGAGCAGACTTTTGAAGATGTGATGAGCTCGTCGGAGAAGGCTTTGCGCCATTTCATGACAACGGGTGAACTCGATGAGAATATCGGTGAACTCGACTTGCCCGATATTCCGTTGTGGGCCATCTGGACCGTTTATCACTATGCCAAGGAGAAGGGTATGGAGGCTTGCCGCGAGAAATACGGCCGCTTCGTGTGCGACATTCTCGACTACATCATCAAGGGTAAGCACCCCAATCTGTTCTTGCACGACAACGGGTTGCTCTACTCCAACGGCAAGGACCGGGTCATCTCGTGGATGAACGCCGTGGTCGACGGTCGGCCCGTGAATCCCCGCAGCGGTTATCTGGTAGAGTTCAACGCCTTGTGGTACAATGCGCTGAAATTTGCTGCCGCTCTCTATGCCGAGGATAAGGAACTGGCTTCGAAGGTCGAGCAGTGGAATGCCATTGCCGACAAGGCTGGTGTGTCGTTTGTCAATACCTTCCTGAACGATTACGGTTACTTGATCGACTATGTCGACGGGTCTATGTCGGATTGGAGTGTGCGTCCCAACATGCTCATTGCCCTGGCTCTCGATTACTCGCCGCTCGACAAGCGGCAGCGCAAACGGGCACTCGAAGTGGTTACGCGCGAATTGCTCACCCCCAAGGGAATCCGCACCCTCAGTCCCAAGAGCTATGGGTATAACCCCACCTACGTGGGCTCGCAAACCGAACGGGAGTACGCCTATCACCAGGGACCGGCGCGTCCGTGGCTGATGGGAGCCTATGCCGAAGCCTATCTCAAAGTATTCGGCATCAGCGGCGTGTCGTTCCTGGAACGCATGCTGATAGGGTTTGAAGACGAAATGTCGCAGACCTGCATCGGCTCCATCTCCGAGCTGTTCGACGGCAATCCGCCGTTTGCCGGCCGGGGAGCCATCAGCTATGCCGCCAACGTCGGTGAGATATTGAGAGTGTTGAAGTTATTGAAAAAGTATAATATGTAA
- a CDS encoding MarC family protein, translating to MDILSFNFQDFLSAFIILFAVIDITGLTPIIIDMKQKGHNIVAWKAAVYSLITFLAFLFMGNIILELFQVDISSFAIAGALVIFVMAIEMLLGIEIFRNDGPEGAASIVPIVFPLIAGAGSFTTLLSLRALYGLGSILAALVLNIVVIYIVIRNVHILERVLGKTGVYVLRKFFGIILLALSVRMFLQNLAVALESF from the coding sequence ATGGATATACTGTCGTTTAACTTTCAGGATTTTCTGAGTGCATTTATTATTCTATTTGCGGTAATCGATATTACGGGCCTCACCCCGATTATTATCGACATGAAGCAAAAGGGCCACAACATCGTAGCCTGGAAAGCCGCCGTCTATTCGCTCATCACCTTCCTGGCCTTCCTCTTCATGGGAAACATAATTCTCGAACTGTTCCAGGTCGATATCTCGTCGTTTGCCATTGCCGGTGCGTTGGTTATCTTTGTGATGGCCATCGAGATGCTGTTGGGTATCGAGATTTTCAGGAACGATGGTCCTGAGGGGGCCGCCTCGATTGTGCCTATCGTCTTCCCGCTCATAGCCGGAGCCGGGTCGTTCACCACCCTGCTTTCGTTGCGGGCCCTGTATGGATTGGGCAGCATCTTGGCCGCTTTGGTTCTCAACATCGTTGTCATCTACATCGTTATCCGCAACGTCCATATTCTGGAACGGGTGTTGGGCAAGACAGGCGTATATGTGTTGCGCAAGTTCTTCGGTATTATCCTGCTGGCCCTTTCGGTGCGCATGTTCTTGCAGAACCTGGCCGTAGCACTCGAATCGTTCTGA
- a CDS encoding Crp/Fnr family transcriptional regulator, with product MDSMYDVLLQLPIFQGVSRNKISELIEKMKFHFLKYPDGEKIVTCGEECNHLKFLISGEIRSELITQNEKMRISEKIQAPNVLAPEHLFGRDTYFPANLYASGTVGIMQIEKASVVQMLQEEPIFLINLLNILSRKSQKALESFTALSSNDLKERLAFWVLSLTQQKSTDIRIICKQKDLYSFFGVQRSVFLSTLDELKENGIIDYDPKEILILDRTRLKDLFLGSDQEDEF from the coding sequence ATGGACAGCATGTATGATGTTTTATTACAGCTCCCTATCTTCCAGGGAGTGAGCCGGAATAAAATATCGGAGTTGATTGAAAAGATGAAATTTCATTTTCTCAAATACCCCGACGGCGAAAAAATTGTAACCTGTGGTGAAGAATGTAACCATCTGAAATTCCTTATCTCGGGAGAGATTCGGTCGGAACTGATCACCCAAAACGAGAAAATGAGAATTTCGGAAAAGATACAGGCTCCCAATGTGTTGGCGCCCGAGCATCTGTTTGGGCGGGACACTTATTTCCCGGCCAACCTGTATGCCTCGGGAACCGTGGGAATCATGCAAATCGAGAAGGCCTCGGTCGTACAGATGTTGCAGGAGGAACCCATCTTCCTCATCAACCTGTTGAATATCCTTTCCCGCAAGTCGCAGAAGGCACTTGAAAGTTTCACGGCACTCTCGTCGAACGACTTGAAGGAGCGTTTGGCCTTCTGGGTACTGAGCCTCACCCAACAGAAATCGACCGACATACGCATCATCTGCAAGCAGAAGGACCTCTACTCCTTCTTCGGGGTACAGCGGTCGGTCTTCCTGTCGACACTCGACGAACTGAAAGAGAACGGCATCATCGACTATGATCCCAAGGAGATTCTTATCCTCGACCGTACCCGCCTGAAAGATCTGTTCCTCGGGAGCGACCAGGAAGACGAATTTTAA